A stretch of the SAR202 cluster bacterium genome encodes the following:
- a CDS encoding MBL fold metallo-hydrolase: MRIRVLGAHNLETRETRHTCFLVDGTAAIDAGSLMTGLRPDEFNSLQAILLTHRHFDHIRDLPTFGLATMDSCATLDIYGLPQTLEALSTHLLDGLLYPNFNQRPSPEKPRFKLHTITPNKPFSAGGLTARPVTMPHGAPAVGFVVRDAQGRCAAFTGDTGGGLLSLLHDAFRPSLLFVEMTYPNHMESKAKENGHLTPSLLVRDMEAARRRGVAIPKIVATHIGFHYQSDIVSELDKATRESGTEIIAASADMEFDI, from the coding sequence ATGCGAATTCGCGTCTTAGGCGCCCACAACCTGGAGACCCGAGAGACCCGCCACACCTGCTTTCTCGTCGACGGCACAGCAGCCATCGACGCCGGCAGCCTCATGACTGGCCTGCGTCCTGACGAATTCAACTCGCTGCAAGCCATCCTCCTCACCCATCGCCACTTCGACCACATCCGCGACCTGCCAACCTTCGGCCTAGCCACCATGGACTCCTGTGCGACCCTGGACATCTACGGGCTGCCTCAAACCCTCGAAGCTCTATCCACCCACCTTCTTGACGGCCTCCTCTACCCCAACTTCAACCAGCGGCCCTCGCCTGAAAAGCCGCGCTTCAAGCTGCACACCATAACCCCTAACAAGCCCTTTAGCGCGGGCGGACTGACCGCCCGGCCAGTGACAATGCCCCACGGCGCACCTGCCGTCGGCTTTGTAGTCCGCGACGCGCAGGGCCGCTGCGCCGCCTTCACCGGTGACACAGGCGGCGGCTTGCTGTCTCTCCTGCACGATGCCTTCAGGCCGTCGCTTCTTTTTGTCGAGATGACCTACCCTAACCATATGGAGTCGAAGGCTAAAGAGAATGGCCACTTAACGCCTTCTCTGCTGGTGAGGGATATGGAGGCCGCCCGCCGGCGGGGTGTCGCCATACCCAAGATAGTCGCGACGCATATAGGCTTTCATTACCAGTCCGATATTGTAAGTGAACTAGATAAGGCGACTCGCGAATCCGGTACTGAAATCATCGCCGCGTCAGCGGATATGGAGTTCGATATCTAA
- a CDS encoding acetoin utilization protein AcuC produces the protein MRPLAGPERSLMTAQSAFIYDDAFSHHVLRQDHPMRPIRLRYTYELLDSYGAFKDSGQLVKPRPATEEEVSAFHTSDYIQAVRMLSSGMYLPSSAQYGFSAMGDNPVFPGMFEASLLSTGGTMVAAEMVAQGKVKAAFNISGGLHHAMADRASGFCVFNDPVVAIKYLMKQGMKVAYVDIDAHHGDGVQAAFYDTDQVLTISTHESGRFLFPGTGFVDEAGTGKGRGYSVNVPLFPYTGDDAYLWAFRETVVPLIKAFKPDILFTQLGIDTHARDPITHLQLTSRAFTEAVQEFASLGLPWIATGGGGYDVMAVARCWALAYGIMAGREWSQDIPEAYTSRYGITNLRDPDVNPPAKELHDQIESHAQVTVEEIKKLFFPIHKVD, from the coding sequence ATGAGACCCCTTGCAGGTCCTGAAAGGAGCCTTATGACAGCTCAGTCCGCCTTTATATATGATGATGCCTTCAGCCACCACGTGCTGCGGCAAGACCACCCCATGCGGCCCATCCGCCTCCGCTACACCTACGAACTGCTGGACTCCTACGGCGCCTTCAAGGACTCAGGGCAGTTGGTCAAGCCTCGCCCCGCCACGGAAGAAGAGGTATCGGCGTTTCACACGTCGGACTATATTCAGGCTGTGCGAATGCTCTCCAGCGGCATGTACCTGCCCAGTTCCGCTCAGTATGGCTTCAGCGCCATGGGCGACAACCCAGTCTTTCCAGGCATGTTCGAGGCGTCGCTTCTGAGCACAGGGGGCACTATGGTGGCGGCGGAGATGGTGGCCCAGGGCAAAGTTAAGGCGGCCTTCAACATCTCCGGCGGCTTGCATCACGCCATGGCGGACCGGGCCTCGGGCTTCTGCGTCTTCAACGACCCCGTGGTGGCGATTAAATATTTGATGAAGCAAGGGATGAAGGTGGCTTACGTCGACATCGACGCTCACCACGGCGACGGCGTCCAGGCCGCCTTTTATGACACCGACCAAGTGTTGACTATCTCAACCCACGAGTCCGGGCGGTTCCTTTTCCCCGGAACAGGCTTTGTTGACGAAGCTGGGACCGGCAAGGGCCGAGGCTATTCGGTCAACGTCCCTCTATTCCCTTACACCGGCGACGACGCCTACCTGTGGGCCTTTCGCGAGACCGTGGTCCCGCTTATCAAAGCCTTCAAGCCTGACATCCTGTTCACCCAGCTTGGCATAGATACCCACGCGCGAGACCCCATCACCCATCTCCAACTAACGTCCCGCGCCTTTACCGAGGCTGTGCAGGAGTTTGCCTCGCTGGGCCTGCCGTGGATTGCCACCGGCGGTGGCGGCTATGACGTCATGGCGGTGGCGAGGTGCTGGGCCCTGGCCTACGGAATCATGGCAGGCCGGGAGTGGTCGCAGGATATCCCAGAGGCTTATACATCGCGCTATGGAATCACCAATCTGAGGGACCCGGACGTAAACCCGCCGGCCAAGGAACTCCACGACCAGATTGAAAGCCATGCTCAGGTTACGGTCGAAGAGATAAAGAAGCTTTTCTTTCCCATCCACAAGGTGGACTAA
- the dnaK gene encoding molecular chaperone DnaK produces the protein MAKILGIDLGTTNSVAAVIEGSEPVVVENAEGSRLTPSVVAVNPRNNERYVGQAAKRQAVTNPENTIFSIKRLMGRKFDDAETQKAIRVLPYKVVKASNGDAHVTMAGKNYAPPQISAMILQKIKQDSEAKLGEKITQAVITVPAYFNDSQRQATKDAGQIAGLEVLRIINEPTAAALAYGMDKGPKERTIAVFDLGGGTFDISILQLGDGVFEVKSTNGDTFLGGDDFDQRILEWLVAEFKKDSGIDLGQDRMALQRLRESAEKAKIELSSVMQTEINLPFITADASGPKHLLKTLTRAQLQQMVQDLVDKTEGPCRQAITDAEVTADKIDEVILVGGMTRMPLVQEKVKGIFGKEPNRSVNPDEAVGVGAAIQAGVLQGNVRDLLLLDVTPLTLGLETLGGVATPLIPRNTTIPTSKSETFTTAADGQTSVEIHVVQGERPMAKDNKSIGRFILDGILPAPRGVPQVVVTFDIDANGILSVSAKDKGTGKEQKIVIQPSSGLSKDQVENMVQQAQQHAEEDQRKKAEVEVRNQSDTLVYSTEKMLREHADKIPEDLKQEVEGKLSALRNAVQSNNVAGMQSAMTELNASVQKLGQHVYAQTGAPGAGPTNGPTGQAPGGQGDRKDEGTVEGEFREVS, from the coding sequence ATGGCTAAAATACTTGGAATTGACCTAGGCACTACTAACTCGGTGGCCGCGGTGATAGAAGGCAGCGAGCCGGTCGTCGTCGAAAACGCGGAGGGGTCCCGCCTGACGCCGTCGGTAGTGGCGGTGAACCCTCGCAACAACGAACGATACGTGGGGCAGGCGGCCAAGCGTCAGGCCGTAACCAACCCTGAGAACACCATCTTTTCGATTAAGCGTCTCATGGGCCGCAAGTTTGACGACGCCGAGACCCAGAAAGCCATAAGGGTTTTGCCTTACAAGGTCGTCAAGGCGTCTAACGGCGACGCTCATGTGACCATGGCTGGCAAGAACTACGCGCCGCCCCAGATCTCCGCCATGATCCTGCAGAAGATCAAGCAGGACTCGGAGGCCAAGCTAGGCGAGAAGATTACCCAGGCCGTCATCACCGTCCCTGCCTATTTCAACGACTCGCAGAGGCAGGCCACCAAGGACGCCGGCCAGATAGCGGGCCTGGAGGTGCTGCGCATCATAAACGAGCCCACCGCAGCGGCCCTGGCCTACGGCATGGACAAAGGCCCCAAGGAGAGGACTATTGCGGTCTTCGACTTGGGCGGCGGCACCTTCGATATCAGCATCCTACAGCTCGGCGACGGCGTTTTCGAGGTGAAGTCCACCAATGGCGATACCTTCCTGGGCGGCGACGACTTTGACCAGAGGATCCTGGAATGGCTGGTGGCCGAGTTCAAGAAGGACTCAGGCATAGACCTGGGGCAGGACCGGATGGCACTGCAGCGCCTGCGGGAGTCCGCGGAGAAGGCAAAAATCGAGCTGTCCAGCGTGATGCAGACGGAGATAAACCTCCCCTTTATCACCGCCGACGCCAGCGGCCCCAAGCATCTGCTCAAGACCCTGACACGCGCGCAGTTGCAGCAGATGGTGCAGGACCTGGTCGATAAGACCGAAGGCCCTTGCCGGCAGGCCATAACCGACGCCGAGGTCACCGCCGATAAGATTGATGAAGTCATTTTAGTGGGCGGCATGACCCGTATGCCGCTGGTGCAGGAGAAGGTCAAGGGCATCTTCGGGAAAGAGCCCAACCGCAGCGTCAACCCGGACGAGGCCGTAGGCGTCGGCGCGGCTATACAGGCCGGCGTTCTTCAGGGCAACGTTCGCGATCTGCTGCTGCTGGACGTGACGCCCCTCACCTTGGGCCTCGAGACCCTGGGCGGAGTCGCGACGCCCCTTATTCCTCGTAACACCACCATCCCCACCTCCAAAAGCGAGACCTTCACCACCGCCGCCGACGGGCAGACCAGCGTGGAGATTCACGTCGTTCAGGGAGAGCGGCCCATGGCCAAGGATAACAAGTCGATAGGCCGGTTTATCCTCGATGGCATCCTCCCCGCGCCCCGCGGTGTGCCCCAGGTGGTCGTCACATTCGACATCGACGCCAACGGCATCTTGAGCGTGTCGGCCAAGGACAAGGGCACGGGCAAGGAGCAGAAGATTGTTATTCAGCCCAGTTCCGGCCTCTCCAAGGACCAGGTAGAGAACATGGTGCAGCAGGCCCAGCAGCACGCCGAGGAGGACCAGCGCAAGAAGGCGGAAGTGGAAGTCCGCAACCAGTCCGACACTTTGGTCTACAGCACCGAGAAGATGCTGCGTGAGCATGCCGACAAGATTCCTGAAGACTTGAAGCAGGAAGTAGAGGGTAAGCTCTCAGCCCTTCGCAACGCTGTGCAGTCCAACAACGTAGCGGGAATGCAGAGCGCCATGACGGAGCTTAATGCGTCGGTGCAGAAGCTGGGCCAGCACGTGTATGCCCAGACCGGCGCGCCGGGAGCGGGCCCAACCAACGGCCCCACCGGCCAGGCGCCCGGCGGCCAGGGCGACCGCAAGGATGAAGGCACCGTTGAAGGCGAATTCCGCGAGGTTAGCTGA
- a CDS encoding nucleotide exchange factor GrpE has translation MDTESNKSQESQQEGQPRDVLAELEEALRERDQFKSALQRVQADFINYRKRADEERDEQTLQANGRLLKKFLPVLDDLSLALDKAPKKEAPEPWQEGFSLIYRKLQGLLESEGVTRMDAQSKPFDPFEHEALAQQESPDHEDGNVLMVVRDGYKLRGKVLRPAQVIVAQSRTPNTETSRENQVSSENKEK, from the coding sequence ATGGATACCGAATCGAACAAATCACAAGAGTCGCAGCAAGAAGGACAGCCTCGCGACGTGCTGGCCGAGTTGGAGGAGGCCCTGCGGGAGCGGGACCAGTTCAAGTCGGCGTTGCAGCGCGTTCAGGCGGACTTCATCAACTATCGTAAACGCGCAGACGAGGAGCGGGACGAGCAGACTCTTCAGGCCAACGGCCGTTTGTTGAAGAAGTTCCTTCCGGTTTTAGATGACCTTAGCCTCGCTCTGGACAAAGCGCCGAAGAAGGAAGCTCCGGAGCCATGGCAGGAAGGCTTCTCGCTGATATATCGAAAGCTCCAGGGCCTGCTGGAATCGGAGGGCGTCACGCGCATGGATGCCCAGAGCAAGCCCTTTGACCCCTTCGAGCATGAGGCCCTGGCCCAGCAGGAAAGCCCGGACCATGAGGATGGGAATGTATTAATGGTAGTGAGGGATGGCTATAAGCTTCGTGGAAAAGTGCTTAGGCCGGCCCAGGTAATTGTCGCGCAGAGCAGGACGCCAAACACGGAGACCTCGAGAGAAAATCAGGTCTCTTCTGAAAATAAGGAGAAGTAG
- a CDS encoding MerR family transcriptional regulator — translation MHPQTLRKYERLGLIRPSRTVGMLRLYSQEDIEKLRLIRYLEEELGMNLAGVVFTLKLVNQLMDMQRRLRMEAQMQTIQEVFRQEMRQLFQRLNLPVQD, via the coding sequence ATGCATCCCCAGACCCTGCGGAAGTATGAGCGCCTGGGCCTTATACGCCCATCCAGGACTGTAGGGATGCTCCGCCTATACTCCCAGGAAGACATCGAAAAGCTGAGGCTTATTCGCTACCTGGAAGAGGAGTTGGGCATGAATCTGGCCGGCGTGGTCTTCACCCTGAAGCTCGTAAACCAGCTTATGGACATGCAGCGCCGCCTCAGAATGGAAGCCCAGATGCAGACCATACAGGAGGTCTTCCGCCAGGAGATGCGGCAGCTTTTCCAGCGGCTGAACCTGCCGGTGCAAGACTAA
- a CDS encoding 3-oxoacid CoA-transferase subunit B translates to MADRIAKEFQDGWIVNLGIGIPTLCSNYKDPKKTIIYQSENGLIGYGGIYPKGQEDLYIVNAGGQYVSLIPGAAIVHHADSFGLIRSGRLDATVMGSYEVAENGDFANWKTMGRKGGGIGGAMDLAVGAKRVFMALQHTTKEGEPRLRKRCTLPVTAVGVVKLVVTDLGFFEVTDRGFLMREIAPGYEPEEVQEMTEAKLTISPKLKMIEV, encoded by the coding sequence ATGGCGGACCGTATCGCCAAAGAGTTCCAGGACGGCTGGATAGTAAACCTGGGCATCGGCATACCAACCCTCTGCTCCAACTATAAAGACCCCAAAAAGACCATCATATACCAGTCGGAGAACGGCCTTATCGGCTACGGCGGCATATACCCCAAGGGCCAGGAAGACCTCTACATCGTCAACGCCGGAGGCCAGTACGTCAGCCTCATCCCCGGCGCGGCCATAGTCCACCACGCCGACAGTTTCGGCCTCATTCGCAGCGGGCGGCTGGACGCCACCGTCATGGGTTCCTACGAGGTGGCGGAAAACGGCGACTTCGCCAACTGGAAGACCATGGGCCGCAAAGGCGGCGGCATTGGCGGCGCTATGGATCTGGCCGTCGGCGCCAAACGTGTCTTTATGGCCTTGCAGCACACCACCAAGGAGGGTGAGCCGAGGCTGAGGAAGCGCTGCACACTGCCGGTGACCGCCGTGGGCGTGGTGAAGCTCGTGGTGACAGACCTGGGCTTCTTCGAAGTTACCGATAGAGGCTTCCTCATGAGAGAGATAGCCCCCGGCTACGAGCCAGAAGAGGTGCAGGAAATGACCGAGGCCAAGCTCACAATTTCGCCCAAGCTCAAGATGATCGAAGTATAA